One stretch of uncultured Fretibacterium sp. DNA includes these proteins:
- a CDS encoding ATP-binding protein, translating to MMKRYSDEELFQLLKSLESDRIERKESFNGDVPKKARQAVCAFANDLPNHNEPGVLFIGAKDDGEPSGLQVTDRLLLALADIKTDGNILPLPVLSVERRVLGGAELAVVTVMPSDMPPVKYDGRIWIRTGPRRAIANEQEERLLIERRRCKNLPFDIYPIPSAKVEDLSRSIFENEYLPSAFAPDVLEENNRTYEERLASCKMIVSPENTTPTVLGVLALGKSPQDFLPGACIQFLRIDGTELADPVADEEKIGGAFVEMLRRAEEKLRAHNRISVDIVSAPTHRIVLPYPPAAIQQILYNAVLHRTYESTNAPVRVYWFNDRIEIHSPGGPYGNVTSENFGRPGITDYRNPNIADVLKTFGFIQAFGRGIPTARREAERNGNPPPEFETSRSAVVCTLRRKA from the coding sequence ATGATGAAACGATACTCGGATGAAGAACTTTTTCAGCTGCTGAAATCTCTGGAGTCCGACAGGATCGAGCGTAAAGAATCCTTCAACGGGGACGTGCCCAAGAAGGCACGTCAGGCTGTCTGTGCGTTCGCCAACGATTTGCCGAACCATAATGAGCCCGGTGTCCTTTTTATTGGGGCGAAGGATGATGGGGAGCCTTCGGGGTTACAGGTGACCGATCGGCTTTTGCTTGCCTTGGCGGACATCAAAACGGATGGAAATATCCTGCCTCTGCCCGTGCTGTCCGTGGAAAGGCGTGTCTTGGGGGGAGCGGAGCTGGCTGTCGTGACGGTCATGCCTTCCGATATGCCGCCCGTGAAGTACGATGGAAGAATCTGGATTCGCACGGGGCCTCGTCGAGCCATTGCCAACGAGCAGGAGGAACGGCTCTTGATCGAGAGAAGACGCTGTAAGAACCTTCCTTTCGACATCTATCCCATACCCTCGGCCAAAGTTGAGGATCTGTCCCGGTCAATTTTCGAAAACGAATATCTGCCGTCGGCCTTCGCTCCGGACGTGCTGGAGGAGAACAATCGAACGTATGAGGAACGGTTGGCGTCCTGCAAGATGATCGTCTCCCCCGAGAACACGACTCCGACGGTTCTGGGCGTGCTTGCCCTCGGAAAAAGTCCCCAGGATTTTCTGCCGGGGGCCTGCATCCAATTCTTGCGGATCGATGGGACCGAATTGGCGGATCCCGTAGCCGATGAGGAGAAAATTGGAGGGGCGTTCGTTGAGATGCTTCGCCGTGCCGAGGAGAAGCTGAGAGCCCACAATCGTATTTCCGTGGACATCGTGTCAGCCCCGACACACCGTATCGTCTTGCCGTATCCCCCGGCGGCGATACAGCAAATTTTGTATAATGCCGTTCTGCACCGTACCTATGAGAGCACCAACGCACCTGTGCGGGTGTACTGGTTCAATGATCGCATAGAGATTCACAGCCCGGGAGGCCCCTATGGCAATGTCACCTCCGAGAACTTCGGAAGGCCGGGAATCACGGATTATCGCAATCCGAATATCGCCGATGTGCTCAAAACGTTCGGTTTCATCCAGGCCTTCGGAAGAGGGATCCCCACGGCTCGGAGAGAGGCGGAGAGGAACGGCAATCCTCCTCCGGAGTTTGAAACGAGCCGGAGCGCGGTCGTATGTACGCTGAGGAGGAAAGCATGA